The Paenibacillus uliginis N3/975 genome has a window encoding:
- a CDS encoding aspartyl-phosphate phosphatase Spo0E family protein, with product MMDAEVIRQRIEESRQLLYQLGKKYGLRHHKVLKQSMELDELLNRYNKAACKKGCSRLSESNDSSLNE from the coding sequence ATGATGGATGCCGAAGTCATTCGGCAACGAATAGAAGAGTCGAGGCAATTGCTGTATCAGTTGGGGAAGAAGTATGGTTTGCGGCACCATAAGGTCCTTAAACAATCAATGGAGCTTGATGAACTTCTTAATCGGTATAACAAGGCTGCTTGTAAAAAAGGATGCAGCCGATTGTCTGAATCAAACGACTCTTCGTTAAACGAATAA
- a CDS encoding exonuclease domain-containing protein, producing MSDLIHSQVKPSRQSKLTPATTEFTGVTQKQVDQAPTFQEALGSFKEWLGEDTYYLCTWGPDDKYQLISHRHLHKEPLDWLSVHQAPQQ from the coding sequence ATGTCCGACCTTATTCATTCTCAAGTCAAACCGAGTAGACAGTCGAAATTAACGCCAGCCACCACGGAATTCACCGGGGTTACACAAAAACAGGTCGATCAAGCCCCCACTTTCCAGGAAGCCTTAGGATCATTCAAGGAGTGGCTAGGCGAAGACACGTATTACTTGTGTACCTGGGGACCGGACGACAAGTACCAACTGATCAGTCACCGTCATTTACATAAAGAGCCTCTGGATTGGCTCAGTGTTCACCAGGCTCCACAACAATGA
- the thiE gene encoding thiamine phosphate synthase — MKERISPVRMREYLRMYLVMGNVNCRTEPEMVLAEALAGGITLFQFREKGTDALSGEQMFTLARQLQDMCRRASVPFIVNDDVELALELNADGVHIGQDDESAESVRERIGNRILGVSAHTVEEARRAILHGADYLGVGPIYPTVSKDDAKAAQGTAILREMRGAGIELPIVGIGGITADRAEEVIRAGANGVAVISAVTQAERVRSAVEGIAATVNQAVVRLG, encoded by the coding sequence ATGAAGGAGAGAATTTCTCCCGTCAGGATGCGCGAATATCTTCGGATGTATCTGGTCATGGGCAATGTGAACTGCCGGACAGAGCCGGAGATGGTGCTGGCAGAGGCCTTAGCCGGTGGCATCACGTTGTTCCAGTTCCGCGAGAAGGGGACGGACGCGTTGTCCGGTGAGCAGATGTTCACACTCGCCCGCCAGCTGCAGGACATGTGCCGCCGCGCTAGCGTGCCATTCATCGTGAACGACGATGTCGAGCTGGCGCTGGAACTGAACGCCGACGGCGTACATATCGGCCAAGACGATGAATCCGCCGAATCCGTCCGCGAACGGATCGGGAACCGAATTCTCGGCGTTTCCGCCCACACGGTGGAAGAAGCCCGTCGGGCGATTCTTCACGGCGCGGATTATCTCGGCGTCGGGCCGATCTACCCGACCGTCTCCAAGGACGATGCGAAGGCAGCACAAGGCACCGCCATTTTGCGTGAGATGCGAGGAGCTGGAATTGAGTTGCCTATCGTTGGGATAGGCGGCATTACTGCCGACCGTGCGGAGGAAGTGATCCGCGCAGGCGCGAATGGTGTCGCGGTGATTTCGGCGGTAACGCAGGCGGAGCGGGTTAGGAGTGCAGTGGAGGGGATAGCGGCCACAGTGAACCAGGCAGTAGTGAGGTTAGGGTGA
- a CDS encoding helix-turn-helix domain-containing protein codes for MMQSITVRLGIVIREIRKSQNLTQEELAEKIGTSFSYIGRLERGEGNFTVQTLEKITNALNIDFFDFMSLVKKENEILLEVNSLLLQQDEDNQLRGLNILKELYRR; via the coding sequence ATGATGCAATCAATTACAGTGAGATTAGGCATTGTTATAAGAGAAATACGGAAAAGTCAAAACTTAACCCAAGAGGAGCTTGCCGAAAAAATCGGAACTTCGTTTAGTTATATTGGTAGACTGGAACGAGGAGAAGGCAATTTCACCGTGCAGACCCTAGAAAAAATCACCAATGCGCTTAATATAGACTTCTTCGACTTCATGTCCTTAGTCAAAAAAGAAAATGAGATCCTGCTTGAAGTTAATTCCCTGCTGCTTCAGCAGGATGAAGACAACCAGTTAAGAGGGTTAAACATCCTCAAGGAGCTATACCGAAGATAG
- a CDS encoding WYL domain-containing protein produces MFKKEEMFVSPRMTDLPEESLLFEVTLNHDREFMNWISQYGPDAEIIEPKSYRDIMRKRLEKWSQLYGK; encoded by the coding sequence ATGTTTAAAAAAGAGGAAATGTTTGTAAGTCCGAGAATGACCGACTTGCCGGAGGAGAGTCTTTTGTTCGAGGTAACGTTGAATCATGATCGGGAGTTCATGAACTGGATAAGCCAGTATGGTCCGGATGCGGAGATTATCGAGCCAAAGTCTTATCGAGATATTATGAGAAAGCGGCTGGAGAAGTGGAGCCAGTTATATGGGAAATAG
- a CDS encoding MFS transporter, with protein MDYKKLKIPIIMISLPIIFLDVLLPVYTKELGFTTFQLTILISVFSMFQLIMRLILGKVSDKYSRRSIFISSLLCFFIAYFVYAVATELSILLLARVIHGVAGILLTISLYGMITDTKSGFAQKLGSFSSNRNFGGLIGVGLCFFILNRYELLNGWTVLFTACGAVAALAFVYSLVISRASEQQRMTYIPKLVLSPEKRKIWFVNVLFCLLSSMIFALLIPYLQAGFDADIKEIAITFLLPMLVSSFSGSFLGKLGDRIGYRKATTLSVVISFITISTIVFSSSLSIFALLWTIFIISCSTFNLSLDAMFFKRIPEEHIGDAFGKYSIGSNLGMIIGPALGGFVFDTYGPTVPYIIFAVSMALLVPFLLTMLPKDEPYHPVVTIENRTHSHK; from the coding sequence ATGGATTATAAGAAATTAAAGATTCCTATTATTATGATTTCTTTACCAATCATTTTTCTTGACGTTTTATTGCCTGTGTATACAAAAGAGCTGGGATTTACTACGTTTCAACTCACTATCTTAATTTCTGTGTTCTCAATGTTTCAATTGATCATGAGACTTATTCTTGGTAAGGTCTCAGATAAATACAGTCGGCGCTCCATATTTATAAGTTCTTTATTGTGTTTTTTCATAGCGTACTTTGTCTATGCCGTTGCGACTGAATTATCGATTCTGCTCCTCGCCAGAGTGATACATGGTGTAGCAGGTATTTTGCTTACAATATCCCTGTACGGAATGATCACAGATACAAAAAGTGGTTTTGCACAAAAATTAGGAAGCTTTAGCAGTAACCGAAATTTCGGCGGTCTTATTGGCGTTGGATTATGTTTTTTTATTCTAAACAGATATGAGCTGCTGAACGGATGGACAGTATTATTTACGGCTTGTGGAGCAGTTGCCGCATTGGCATTTGTTTACTCTTTGGTCATATCCAGAGCATCTGAGCAGCAACGTATGACTTATATACCTAAACTTGTTTTATCTCCAGAAAAGCGAAAAATCTGGTTTGTTAATGTGCTTTTCTGTTTGTTATCCAGTATGATTTTTGCTCTATTAATACCCTATCTACAAGCTGGATTTGATGCAGACATTAAAGAAATTGCCATTACTTTTTTGTTGCCAATGCTTGTCTCATCTTTTTCAGGTTCCTTTTTGGGCAAACTTGGAGATCGTATAGGTTATCGTAAGGCTACTACTTTATCAGTAGTTATATCCTTCATAACCATTTCGACAATTGTATTTTCTTCTAGTCTAAGCATTTTTGCTTTACTTTGGACAATTTTTATCATTTCCTGTTCAACGTTTAATCTTTCTCTCGATGCCATGTTTTTTAAGAGGATTCCAGAAGAACATATTGGGGATGCCTTTGGCAAATATTCCATTGGCTCAAATCTTGGGATGATCATAGGACCTGCATTGGGTGGCTTTGTGTTTGATACATATGGCCCTACTGTTCCTTATATTATATTTGCAGTAAGTATGGCTCTGCTGGTTCCATTCCTGTTGACTATGCTTCCGAAAGACGAACCGTACCATCCAGTGGTTACGATAGAGAACCGGACTCATTCCCATAAATGA
- a CDS encoding DUF1819 family protein, translating to MIVTQLKYSATLTGAAFMLYEFKKVLSLLHEGRKESEIKEIVVSQNLFQYEVTSSLKRSLPSILRRVDTLDDTLKTMVLKESLEIGKMINLYAIMKTDRLFFEFMNEVIREKLESNNYLFEKKDLNLYFASKAEQDPGVAGWTEKTVNKLKQVILRILLESGILKDKKTGELSRLMMEEQLKQHLIQIGDIAYVRAMGEV from the coding sequence ATGATCGTTACTCAATTAAAGTATTCTGCAACTTTGACTGGTGCAGCTTTTATGTTATATGAATTTAAGAAAGTGTTGTCACTTCTCCACGAAGGACGTAAAGAGTCCGAAATCAAAGAAATAGTTGTCTCCCAGAATTTGTTTCAATACGAAGTAACTTCAAGCCTGAAACGTAGTTTGCCCTCAATCTTACGAAGGGTTGACACACTGGATGATACATTGAAGACAATGGTACTTAAGGAGTCACTGGAGATAGGTAAAATGATCAATCTCTATGCCATCATGAAAACAGATCGGCTCTTCTTTGAATTCATGAATGAAGTGATTCGGGAAAAACTCGAATCTAACAACTATCTGTTCGAAAAGAAGGATCTAAATCTCTACTTTGCATCAAAAGCGGAGCAAGATCCAGGTGTAGCAGGTTGGACAGAAAAAACGGTGAACAAATTAAAACAAGTAATATTGAGAATCCTGCTTGAATCAGGCATTTTAAAGGATAAAAAGACAGGTGAATTAAGCAGACTTATGATGGAAGAGCAATTGAAACAGCATTTGATTCAAATCGGAGACATTGCTTATGTTCGGGCAATGGGTGAGGTATAG
- a CDS encoding WYL domain-containing protein, with product MKIHLTICCRLSSNFDGKTLTAIYHTQSRNELTERSIDPYYLVPRDQRFYLISYCQQVQDIRTFRLSRFRKLKINERGFNRGDFNIKSYMRNTWSIERGNEQIHFKVKFSPDVARYV from the coding sequence GTGAAGATTCACCTAACTATTTGCTGCCGGTTATCAAGCAATTTTGACGGAAAAACGCTAACTGCTATCTACCACACTCAGAGCCGTAACGAGTTAACTGAGCGGTCGATTGATCCCTACTACCTCGTTCCAAGGGACCAACGTTTTTATCTGATCAGTTATTGCCAACAGGTTCAAGATATACGTACTTTTCGGTTAAGCCGCTTCCGCAAACTAAAGATTAACGAACGTGGATTCAATCGGGGAGACTTCAATATCAAGAGCTATATGAGAAATACCTGGTCGATAGAACGTGGCAATGAGCAGATTCATTTCAAAGTGAAGTTCTCGCCGGATGTGGCGCGCTATGTTTAA
- a CDS encoding DUF1788 domain-containing protein: MANLNSRLDKIIPKIKEDKFIEGRGLGNEISFYVFDYEPEKELVVRDYIPHILKEFNHEGSNRRIIEFDLYKLLIEIAKEKRIFERIPQMEEKQGKDALFKAMANFAKPEIFLQKIKEQMQDHNIVLITGVGKVYPFVRSHNILNNLQEVLDKIPVIMFFPGEYDGLSLRLFDLFKDDNYYRAFRLVD; this comes from the coding sequence ATGGCGAATTTGAATAGCAGACTCGACAAAATCATTCCGAAGATTAAAGAAGACAAGTTTATTGAAGGTAGAGGTCTTGGTAACGAGATCAGTTTTTATGTGTTTGATTATGAACCAGAGAAGGAACTTGTTGTTCGAGATTACATTCCACATATATTGAAGGAGTTTAATCACGAAGGTTCCAACCGTAGGATCATTGAGTTCGACTTGTATAAGTTGCTCATTGAGATTGCCAAGGAAAAGCGAATATTTGAGCGAATTCCCCAGATGGAAGAAAAACAAGGAAAGGATGCCTTGTTTAAAGCGATGGCTAATTTTGCTAAGCCTGAAATCTTTCTGCAAAAGATCAAGGAGCAGATGCAGGATCACAATATTGTCCTTATCACAGGTGTTGGTAAAGTGTACCCATTTGTGCGTTCTCATAATATTCTGAACAATCTTCAGGAAGTATTGGATAAGATACCTGTTATTATGTTCTTTCCAGGGGAGTATGATGGATTATCATTACGCTTATTCGATCTTTTCAAAGACGACAACTATTATAGAGCATTCCGTTTAGTAGATTAA
- the tenA gene encoding thiaminase II, whose product MSFTQELRQKADGIFQAIYEHPFVRGIADGNLSKEQLIHYIKQDYEYLNAYMRIYGIAISKCRTRDEIADFNEQISFILHSEVHPHQNFCAVAGVTYEEMQGYPLAPSAHHYIHHMLTVAHEGSLGEIMAVLLPCPWTYLEIGRKLLDEVQPDESHPFYEWIYFYGNRAEDAAANFRSRVDTWAQEATAAERERMAEHFMLSCQLEYMFWDMAYRQEEWPLQV is encoded by the coding sequence GTGAGTTTTACGCAAGAGCTCCGTCAGAAGGCGGACGGCATTTTTCAGGCCATTTATGAGCATCCCTTTGTGAGAGGTATTGCAGACGGGAATTTGTCCAAGGAACAGTTAATTCACTATATCAAACAGGACTATGAGTATTTGAATGCCTATATGCGGATTTACGGGATCGCGATCTCTAAATGTAGAACACGGGATGAGATTGCAGATTTTAATGAACAGATTTCTTTTATACTCCACAGCGAAGTTCACCCGCATCAAAATTTCTGTGCTGTTGCAGGAGTAACTTATGAAGAAATGCAGGGGTACCCGCTCGCTCCATCCGCACATCATTATATCCATCACATGCTGACGGTTGCACACGAAGGTAGCCTTGGTGAGATCATGGCCGTGCTGCTGCCTTGTCCTTGGACGTACTTAGAGATCGGCCGGAAGCTGCTGGATGAGGTTCAGCCGGATGAGAGCCATCCGTTCTATGAGTGGATATATTTTTACGGGAATCGGGCCGAAGATGCAGCAGCCAATTTCCGCAGTCGTGTGGATACGTGGGCGCAAGAAGCAACGGCTGCCGAGCGTGAGCGCATGGCTGAACATTTCATGCTCAGCTGCCAGCTGGAGTATATGTTCTGGGACATGGCTTACCGGCAGGAAGAGTGGCCATTGCAGGTGTAG
- the thiD gene encoding bifunctional hydroxymethylpyrimidine kinase/phosphomethylpyrimidine kinase, with protein MTSTRVPRALTIAGSDSGGGAGIQADLKTFQELGVYGMSAITAITVQNTLGVHGVYPLPPEASAEQIEVVGSDLGVDALKTGMLFSADIIRIVAEQIRKFGWEKVVVDPVMIAKGGAELLRTEAVQALKEDLLPLALVVTPNIPEAEVLSGMSIRSMGDRREAARRIRDLGPKIVVIKGGHDEGEDGQVGWSSDTRENFEYNENSEDGANCGSGQVVDLVYDGTVFTELTGERVHTVHTHGTGCTFSAAITAGLAKGMSPLVAIANARAFIQAAIEDGLYLGAGYGPTNHWAYGCRRQEVLR; from the coding sequence ATGACGAGCACTCGCGTTCCCAGAGCGTTGACGATTGCTGGCTCGGACAGCGGCGGCGGAGCCGGAATTCAGGCGGACCTCAAGACGTTTCAGGAGCTTGGTGTATATGGCATGTCGGCTATTACTGCGATAACGGTACAGAATACACTGGGTGTCCATGGGGTATATCCACTACCTCCGGAAGCGTCGGCAGAGCAGATCGAAGTTGTAGGGTCAGACCTTGGGGTAGATGCTTTGAAGACTGGCATGTTGTTTAGTGCAGATATTATCCGCATCGTGGCAGAACAGATCCGGAAATTTGGTTGGGAAAAGGTTGTTGTCGATCCGGTGATGATCGCCAAAGGTGGCGCCGAGCTGCTGCGGACAGAAGCGGTGCAGGCACTCAAGGAGGATTTGTTGCCCTTGGCGCTCGTCGTTACTCCTAATATCCCGGAAGCCGAAGTGTTATCCGGGATGAGCATCCGATCCATGGGGGACCGCCGGGAAGCCGCAAGGCGTATCCGCGATCTAGGGCCGAAGATCGTTGTGATCAAGGGCGGGCATGATGAGGGCGAGGATGGGCAGGTCGGCTGGAGTAGTGACACCCGTGAAAATTTTGAGTACAACGAAAATAGCGAGGATGGGGCGAACTGCGGAAGCGGGCAGGTTGTTGACCTGGTCTATGATGGCACGGTCTTTACAGAATTGACCGGCGAACGGGTGCACACTGTACATACACATGGTACGGGATGTACGTTCTCCGCCGCGATTACCGCAGGATTAGCCAAAGGGATGTCTCCGCTAGTAGCTATCGCGAATGCAAGAGCATTTATTCAGGCGGCTATTGAGGATGGACTGTATCTTGGTGCTGGTTACGGACCGACAAACCATTGGGCCTACGGCTGCCGTCGTCAGGAGGTGCTTCGATGA
- the brxC gene encoding BREX system P-loop protein BrxC yields the protein MLIKDMFLKGIDRPIKGVIKVGQTDEENIYQELDEYVVTRELNKHLSKFYENYQQGIDGNTDKMGVWISGFFGSGKSHFLKILAYLLENKKAKDKRAVDFFADKIQDPIVLANMKRTANVDTEVILFNIDSKSSLDNKSKEDAILRVFTKVFYEHQGFYGDIPGVAEMEKYLTKEGVYEDFKREFKAAAGEEWVERRNTFYFDADYVIGALTKVTSMSEETARNWFDNGVNNFEISIEKFSKDVKEYIAQKGDNFHLIFLVDEIGQYIGDNIPLMLNLQTMAEDLGTHCLGKVWIMVTSQESIDSIVKVKGDDNFSRIQGRFDTRLSLSSISVDEVIKKRILDKKEHVADKLKLLHHEKSATLKNLISFKDSTADLRGFEDEREFADVYPFLPYQFKLLQNVFEQVRKHGSSGKHLSEGERSMLSAFKESGLRYKDAEEGTLIPFYAFYDTIKEFLTPSIARVIEGAYENPALRDDEFNMNLLKVLFMIKYIKELPANIDNIATLMVTQIDEDKLALKEKIKVSLRKLISQTLIQKNGEFYLFLTDDEQDINREIKGMKIEEDIIKRELANYIYQDLYDDKRYRYSSQYQFPYNQKMDEKNIGNQTSNIGINILSPLSDHYARSEQELMLMSSGTGEMILKLGANEAYVEEIEEVLKIEEYRKNKNPTQLPESIQNILNNKQAEARDRRRRVRDMLEEAIKGGVFYINGNKADIKGSSVKDRINTGFQTLVENVYTKIGYVKTFLDSEKDLISILRRSTEQLTIDGMTENANELAVKEVMDFISLQDSIQKQIRVKVLLDRFKDKPYGWKDLDIAGMIAELMKEQRIRLRLNSEYLEPEDSNTVNALTKASEVEKVIVVKRVIVDESLLKVAKNICKQVFNKTDVADDEDGLIKDIRGLIEEQVKEINGLKSRYEDREYPGGSLLDKGLEYFGEFTKGLDNVSFFTKLRDLEDNLLDWEEDMTYVKSFFASQKDIFDKGLRAIEKYKENDVYLSGNEIKGYADKLKEILTDVQPYRKIKDIPELVNKIDEQIQGVLEEKKVAAKSVIQLDLEYLTLRTNEEGVSDETKRRVQAYYKNLFSSMNELTDIFKVDATITQSTAFKDRQDTVINREIHECGKKQVEKPEVVVEGKEPYVAVKTLPHKERVKVNNLLVTKTLRTEEDVDMLLNTLSAKLKQIIKSNKQIEFID from the coding sequence GTGCTTATTAAAGATATGTTTCTGAAAGGCATAGATCGTCCAATTAAGGGCGTTATTAAGGTTGGTCAGACAGATGAAGAAAATATTTATCAAGAACTCGACGAATATGTCGTGACACGAGAGTTAAATAAGCATTTATCTAAATTTTACGAAAATTATCAGCAGGGTATCGACGGGAATACAGATAAAATGGGCGTATGGATATCGGGATTCTTTGGTTCGGGTAAATCACATTTCTTGAAAATCCTTGCTTACTTACTTGAAAATAAAAAGGCGAAAGACAAACGAGCTGTTGATTTCTTCGCCGATAAAATTCAAGATCCAATCGTGCTCGCTAATATGAAAAGAACCGCTAACGTAGATACTGAAGTAATTCTGTTCAATATTGACTCGAAAAGCTCATTGGATAACAAATCCAAAGAAGATGCCATTCTTCGAGTATTTACAAAAGTATTCTACGAACATCAGGGCTTCTACGGTGATATTCCTGGTGTGGCGGAGATGGAGAAGTATCTGACCAAAGAAGGCGTTTATGAAGACTTTAAGCGTGAGTTTAAAGCGGCGGCAGGCGAAGAATGGGTAGAACGCAGAAACACGTTCTATTTTGATGCTGACTACGTTATCGGAGCATTGACGAAAGTTACTTCGATGTCTGAAGAAACAGCAAGAAACTGGTTTGACAACGGGGTGAATAACTTTGAGATTAGCATCGAGAAGTTCTCGAAGGACGTTAAGGAGTATATTGCCCAAAAGGGAGACAATTTTCATCTGATTTTCCTCGTCGATGAGATTGGACAGTATATAGGGGATAACATACCGCTAATGTTAAATCTGCAAACAATGGCTGAGGATCTCGGAACGCATTGTTTAGGCAAAGTGTGGATTATGGTTACTTCACAAGAAAGTATAGATAGCATTGTGAAGGTAAAAGGGGACGATAACTTCTCGCGTATCCAAGGTCGGTTTGATACAAGACTATCCCTTTCTTCCATCTCGGTAGATGAGGTTATTAAGAAGCGGATCCTTGATAAGAAGGAGCATGTTGCCGATAAACTGAAGCTTCTTCACCATGAAAAGAGTGCAACACTCAAAAATTTGATAAGCTTTAAGGATAGCACTGCGGATTTGAGAGGATTTGAAGATGAAAGAGAGTTTGCGGATGTGTACCCGTTTCTTCCCTATCAATTCAAGCTCCTTCAGAATGTTTTCGAACAAGTACGAAAACATGGAAGTTCTGGCAAGCACTTATCAGAAGGGGAGCGGTCCATGCTCTCAGCATTTAAAGAATCCGGTTTGCGGTACAAGGATGCAGAGGAGGGTACGCTAATTCCTTTCTATGCGTTCTACGATACGATCAAAGAGTTTCTAACCCCTTCGATTGCAAGGGTTATTGAAGGTGCGTATGAGAATCCTGCGTTACGAGACGACGAGTTTAACATGAATCTGCTTAAAGTGCTGTTCATGATCAAGTATATTAAAGAACTTCCTGCGAATATCGACAATATTGCTACGCTCATGGTCACTCAGATCGATGAAGATAAATTGGCCTTGAAGGAGAAAATTAAGGTATCTCTTCGCAAGTTGATTTCCCAAACACTTATTCAGAAGAATGGTGAGTTCTATCTTTTCTTGACGGATGACGAGCAGGACATTAACCGTGAGATCAAGGGTATGAAGATTGAAGAGGATATCATCAAACGTGAACTTGCTAATTATATCTATCAAGATTTGTATGATGACAAGAGATACCGCTATTCATCTCAATATCAATTTCCATACAATCAGAAGATGGATGAGAAGAACATAGGTAATCAAACGTCGAATATAGGCATCAATATTCTTTCGCCGCTGTCTGATCATTATGCGAGATCCGAACAAGAGCTAATGCTCATGTCTTCTGGCACAGGGGAGATGATTCTGAAGCTGGGAGCGAATGAAGCTTATGTGGAAGAGATAGAAGAAGTGCTCAAGATCGAAGAGTATCGGAAGAATAAAAATCCGACCCAGCTTCCTGAAAGCATTCAAAACATCTTAAACAATAAACAAGCTGAAGCAAGAGATCGTAGACGTAGAGTGCGAGATATGCTGGAAGAAGCGATTAAAGGTGGAGTATTCTACATCAACGGCAATAAGGCAGATATCAAGGGTTCATCGGTTAAAGATCGGATTAATACTGGGTTTCAGACGTTAGTCGAAAATGTGTATACGAAGATTGGTTATGTGAAGACGTTTCTTGACTCGGAGAAGGATCTTATTTCGATCCTAAGAAGAAGTACTGAGCAATTGACCATTGATGGAATGACGGAGAATGCAAACGAGCTGGCTGTAAAGGAAGTAATGGACTTTATCAGCTTGCAAGACAGCATTCAGAAACAAATTCGGGTCAAAGTGTTATTAGATCGCTTCAAGGACAAGCCTTATGGCTGGAAGGATCTCGACATAGCGGGTATGATTGCAGAGTTAATGAAAGAGCAACGAATCCGACTTCGGCTCAACTCTGAATATCTGGAACCTGAGGATAGTAACACAGTTAATGCTTTGACCAAGGCGAGTGAAGTCGAGAAGGTCATTGTTGTGAAACGGGTTATCGTTGATGAGTCGTTATTGAAAGTAGCCAAAAACATCTGTAAGCAAGTGTTTAATAAAACTGACGTTGCTGATGATGAGGATGGACTTATAAAGGATATTCGAGGGTTGATTGAAGAACAGGTGAAAGAGATAAATGGACTGAAAAGTCGTTACGAAGATAGGGAATATCCTGGTGGTAGTCTATTGGATAAAGGCCTTGAATATTTCGGGGAATTTACGAAGGGATTAGACAATGTATCGTTCTTTACCAAGCTTCGTGATCTGGAAGATAACCTGCTGGACTGGGAAGAAGATATGACATATGTAAAGAGTTTCTTTGCTTCTCAAAAAGACATCTTTGATAAAGGACTTCGTGCAATCGAGAAGTATAAAGAGAACGATGTTTATTTATCTGGGAATGAAATCAAAGGATATGCTGATAAGCTAAAAGAGATATTAACGGACGTACAACCGTATCGGAAAATCAAGGATATCCCTGAGCTTGTAAATAAGATCGATGAGCAAATCCAAGGTGTCCTTGAAGAGAAGAAAGTGGCGGCGAAAAGTGTTATTCAACTGGATTTGGAATACCTAACGCTACGGACAAATGAAGAGGGCGTATCCGATGAGACGAAAAGGCGGGTTCAGGCTTACTATAAAAATTTATTCAGCAGTATGAATGAGCTTACCGATATCTTCAAGGTGGATGCTACCATAACGCAAAGCACTGCCTTTAAAGATAGACAAGATACTGTAATCAATCGTGAGATTCATGAATGTGGGAAGAAACAAGTAGAAAAGCCAGAAGTCGTGGTTGAAGGAAAAGAGCCTTACGTAGCAGTGAAAACACTTCCTCATAAAGAACGTGTGAAAGTGAATAATTTACTTGTCACGAAGACCTTGCGTACTGAGGAGGATGTGGATATGTTGTTGAACACATTGTCAGCAAAGCTGAAGCAGATTATTAAGAGCAATAAACAAATTGAGTTTATTGATTAG
- the thiM gene encoding hydroxyethylthiazole kinase has product MSMLDQELSALLEKVRTNKPLVHNMTNVVVTNFTANGLYALGASPVMAYSPDEVADMAKIAGALVLNIGTLSRELVDAMIIAGQSANAHGVPVLLDPVGAGATTFRTESALRILSEVKISLVRGNAAEIAHLVGEEREIKGVDAGDSAGGGNVDLAIRAVRELNTIVAITGQKDVITDGALVRIISGGDVLLTKVTGAGCLLTSVLGAFAAVEPDLMLAGTTGLAFYGAAASRAAERTSDLGPGSFQVAFLDELAKLHPGSLEGRSVIRELSAAAAGDRR; this is encoded by the coding sequence ATGAGTATGCTGGATCAAGAGCTTTCTGCTCTCCTTGAAAAGGTGCGAACAAACAAACCGCTCGTACATAACATGACGAATGTGGTGGTGACCAATTTTACGGCGAATGGTCTTTATGCGTTGGGCGCATCGCCTGTGATGGCTTATTCTCCTGATGAAGTCGCTGACATGGCGAAGATCGCAGGTGCGCTGGTGCTGAACATTGGAACATTGTCCCGTGAATTGGTGGACGCCATGATCATCGCCGGGCAATCGGCGAATGCCCATGGCGTCCCGGTTCTACTGGACCCGGTGGGCGCGGGAGCCACAACGTTTCGGACGGAGTCGGCTCTGCGAATCCTTAGCGAGGTCAAGATTTCACTCGTGCGGGGCAATGCGGCTGAAATCGCCCATCTTGTGGGAGAGGAACGGGAGATCAAAGGCGTGGATGCTGGAGACAGCGCAGGCGGTGGGAATGTGGACCTGGCGATACGGGCCGTACGAGAGCTGAATACGATCGTCGCGATTACCGGACAAAAGGATGTCATTACGGATGGAGCGTTAGTCCGGATCATAAGCGGTGGAGACGTGTTGCTCACCAAGGTGACCGGAGCAGGCTGTCTGCTGACCTCGGTGCTGGGTGCTTTTGCTGCAGTTGAACCGGACCTGATGCTGGCAGGTACTACAGGCCTCGCCTTTTATGGTGCGGCTGCCTCACGGGCAGCGGAACGTACGTCTGATCTCGGACCCGGAAGCTTCCAGGTTGCGTTTCTGGATGAGCTCGCCAAGCTGCACCCGGGCTCATTGGAGGGACGCTCCGTTATTCGGGAATTGAGTGCAGCCGCTGCAGGTGATAGACGATGA